The window GAAGACCACCCGCATCCCGGACCCGTCCGTGCGGGCCTCCTTCATCCGATGCGCGAGTCGTTCCGGATCGGTCGTCGCCGGCAGGGCAAGATCCACGACGGAGATCTCCGAGGAGTCCTCGGAGGCCTTCCGGCCGCGGGACGCCTTGGCGTCGGAGCACACCGCGAGGGACGTGATCCCCACGGAGGTGCTGTTCGACCACTCGCGCAGCGCCTGGGACAGCAGCGCGATCGACGGCACCAGGAACAGCACGCTGCCGCCAGCGCCCACGTACTCCTCGGCGAGGCGCAGCGAAGTGAAAGTCTTTCCCGTGCCGCAGGCCATGATCAGCCGGCCACGGTCGTGGTCCGCGAAACCACTGACGACATCCTCGATTGCGGTGCGCTGGTAGGGGCGCAGATCCGAGGCGCCGGACAGGGCGAGAGCCATCGGGGTGTCCGGGTCGAACGTCGCCCAATCGATGCGGGACTGTTCGAAGTCCTGCAGCCCGAGGCGGCGCACAGGCACCGCCTGCTCGCGGATCGTCTCCTCGGCGGTCGCGCCCCACTGCGTCGTCGTCGAGACCACCAAGCGCTCCGTGAACCCACCCCGGCCGGAGGCTGCGAGGAACTTGTCCAGATCGCCCTTCGAGACTCGATGGGTCGGGTCATAGAACTTGCATTGGATCGCGGTCAGGCCGCCGTCCCGACGCTGGGCCACCAGATCGATCCCAGAGTCATGCCCCCACTTCTCCGGCCACTGATCCCACATCCACACCGTCGCGAACTGCGTGGCCCACAGCGGATCTGTCTGCAGGAACGATTGCGTGAAGCGCTCGAACTGCGTTCCCTGATCCGCGGTCGACGTCGCACTGTTGTACATGCGATCCAGCAGCTTCATAGGGGATGGCGCCGAGACAGTCATTGGTCCAGTATCCGGCACGTTCCCTGCGGATGTGGGCGAGTCCGGGGGACTGATGCTGAGTTGTGAACGAGGTTGTCCGGCAGAGCCTCGCACCCCTCGTGGGCCGCGTTGCCGCTTGCTCCCCAAGGCGCATCCCGCCTACATCTGCCGAGCGCTGTGGTGCGGAGACACGGCGATCGAAGAAAGCCGGTCACGCGAGCTGCTCAGCATCCCCTACCGCCACAATGGACCCCATGCCACAGCCGCCCTTCTCCGAGGACCTACTCCGCCTGCGTGCCGGCGACGTCCTGTTCCATCGCGGTCTCCAGTACGCGGCGCAGGGGCGGGCCGCCCTGGTCTCGGCCGGCTCACGCAGCGCCGTCGCGACGGTGGCGGGCACGCAGGAGTACATGGTGCGCCTGTCCGTCGCCACCGGCCGACTCACCGGCTCGTGCACCTGCCCGTTCGCAGACGATCAGCCGATCTGCAAGCACATCGTCGCCGCCGCGCTGCTCTGGCTCGAGGACTCCGAGCCGTTGGCCGCCGGCCCCGCAGCGGAACCAGTACCGCAGGTGCCGGAGCTGCGCGAGTTCCTGCTCACCCAGGACCGGGAGTGGCTCGCGGACCAGCTGCTTGCCGTCGCCCAGGATGACCCCACCGTGCACGCGCAGCTGCTCATTGCCGCCGGTGCCGACCCCGAGGACAGCGTCGACGAGGACGCGGTGCGCAGTCAGCTCCTCAGCTCATTGGAGACCGGCGGGTTCGTCTCCTACTACGAAGCGCATGACTTCTTCACCGGCATCGAGGAGGCACTCGACAGCATCGAAGAACTGCTCGAGCTCGGCGCTTCACGGGCCGCCGCGCGACTCACTCTGCTCGCCCTCGACGGCTTCGAAGAGCTCCTGGACGATGTGGATGACTCTGGTGGCGGGCTGTCCGTCGCCTGCGTCCGGGCCGAGGAGATCCATCTGCGCGCCACACAGGCGTCCCCGGGAGATCCGCGAGAGCTCGCACAGGACCTCGCGCGCCGAGCACTCACCAGTGAGCTGGAGGTGTTCCTCGATGCCGCTGAGCAGTATCGCGACCTGCTCGGCCCCGAGGGACTCGAGCAGTTCCGCGACGCGGTGGAGGAGCGCTGGCGCAGCCTCAGCGACGATGACCGTGCTCACCGCTACCAGGTCGCGGCGCAGCGCAGACGAATCGCCGAGGCGATCGGCGGCACCGACGGTCTGGTCGCGCTGCTGAGAGCGGAGCTCGACACCGACAGTGACGCTGCCGCACTCATCGATGTCCTCCTGGACGCACAGCGCATCGATGACGCGGTGCTCGAAGCACGGGCACTGCTGGAGCGCTTCGGTGACAGCGCCCGATTCCGGGCCGTCGCCGCCGAGGCCTTCGCCCGCGCGGGCCGACACGACGAGGCTGCCGAGCTGTCATGGACGAACTTCGTCGAACAGCCCTCGCTCGGTACCTTCCAGCCCCTCAAACTCCGAAGCGGTCCCGCCTTCCCGCACTGGCGAGAGCGGGCGCTCACCATCCTGCAGGAGCGAGCAGGCGAGCACGGCACCTGGTCCTGGTTCGTGGAGGTGCTGCTCTGGGACGAGGACCTGCCGCGCGCCTGGGAGGCGGCGACCGAGCACGGCGCACACGACTCGGCGTGGCTCACCCTTGCCCGCTGGCGCGCACCCCTGGACGGGGCCGAGGCGGCGAGTGTGCTGTACGAGCTTGCTCGATCGTCCCTCTCCGCCGGGCAGCGTGCCGCGTACGCGGAAGCGGCGCGGTTCCTCAAGGAGGCATTGGGCTTTGTCAGCGGTGCTGACGCCGAGGCGATGAGATCGCAGATCCTCGACCTCCGCGCCCAGAACCGTCGGCGCCCCGCACTGCAGGACGAATTCACCAAGGCCGGACTGCCGAGGCCGTAGACAGCCCCTGCGGCATATCGGTTCCACGCACCGCGATGCCGACCCCGTCGGCGGCCCGCCACCACCGCGATACTGACCCCGCCACCACACTGACCGCACCACCGAATCGAGAGGGACAGCAATGACCAGCGAATGGCAGGGGGTCCTCGACCCTGACGTGCTGAACGACGATCTCGTCGAGCACTCCGCCCGCCTCGCCGATGCCGCGAAGGCGGGCAGCTGGGACACGGTCCTCGACCTCGTCGAGCAGGGCACCTGGAGCACCGCGAACCAGTGGCGGGTCACAGGCCGCTCTTGGTTCACGCCGCTGCATCAGGCCGCCTGGCTCGGCGCACCCGTCGGCGTCGCCGAGCGGCTGCTCCGCGCCGGCGCCTGGCGGTCGCTGCGCACTGCAGAGGGTGGCCGTCCGCTCGACATCGCCCGCCAGCGCGGCCATCATCACCTGCTCGAGGCGCTCGCCGTGCGCGACCTCGGCGCCGCCGATCAGCGCCGCGTGACGGCCTGGGACTCCCACCTCGCCGACCTGATCGCCGAGCGCACCCGGCCGCTCGCACCAGTCCGTTTCCGTCCCGTGCCCACCGAGCTGCTGGTCGTGGAGCGGATGGAGTCCCTGTGGGTCCCGTACCCCGGGATGTACGGAGGGTTCAGTCTCTCCGTCCATCGCGACCGGCTTGTCGTGGAGAGCTGGAGCCGCGTCGCCGGCGGCTCGGGCCAGGCCCACGTCATCACCGAGAGCGGGAGCGTGATGGTCGAGGAGGGCTTCGCCTGACCCGTCGGCCGCATAGTCGCACGGCAGCTCGGTGAGCACCCCGCACCGATACCGTGGCCCCATGCCCTCGAACCAGACTCCCGACGACGAGCTCCTGCGCCAGTTCCGCCAGCGGCTCAGCGAGATGAGCTCTGAGGAGATCCACGGGATCCTCCACGGCGTGCTCGACGCCTCGGGCAGAGCGGTGCGCCGCCCCGAGCGCCCCGATCTGCGCCACCCGCCGCGCGAGGAGCCCGCCCTGTTCACGCTCCGCGTGGATCTCGAGCATGCCTCTCCGCCGATCTGGCGCCGGCTCGAGCTGCGCTCGGATCTCATGCTCGAGGAGGTCCATGGGATCCTCCAGACCGCTTTCGGCTGGTTCGATGCGCACCTGTGGCGTTTCGCCGCCGGCGGGCACCCCTTCGATCTCGAGTCACAGCTGTTCCTGTGCCCGTTCGACGTCGAGGAGGGGGAGGACGAGGGGCTTCCCGCCTCGCAGGTGCGGCTCGACGAGGTGCTCAGCACCAGTGGAGACCGCCTGGGATACGTCTATGACTACGGCGATGACTGGCAGCTGCGACTGCTGCTGGAATCCGTGCGCCCGGCAGGGGATGGTTCCCCACCCGCCCGCGCCCTCAGCGGACGACGTGCTGCCCCGCCCGAGGACTGCGGCGGTTTCACCCGCGCGGAGGATCTCGCCGGCGTGCTCCCGGATCCGGCGCATTTCGACCTCGCCGAGCTCCAGCGCTCCCTCGAGCTCGCCGATCTCGACCCCGCCTCGTACGGAGCCTCTGCCGTGCTGACCGCGGTCGTGACCCGCCTGCCCCCGTCGCCGGTGCGGGAGGACCTGCTCGCCAGGTCGCTGGCACTGGCCACCGCCACCGACGCGCCGTCGGCGGAGGAGAAGCGCACGGCGCTGCGCGGCGTCTCCTGGTTCCTCGACCATGCGGCCGGCGGCGGCCTGCCGCTGACCGCGGCCGGCTACCTCAAGCCGGCGGACGTCGAATCAGCGAGCCGGGTGGTGCCCGAGATGACCGACTGGATCGGGAAGAACAACCGCGAGATCAACGCGTTTCCGCTGCTCCATTTCCGCGAGGCGCTCAAGCACCTGAAGATCCTGCGCACCTTCAAAGGTCAGCTGCTGCCCACCCGTCGGGCGCGTCCGGCGGTAGAGGATCCCGACGCCCTGTGGTCCCTGCTCGCCCAGTCCCTGATCCCACCGCCGGGCTCCTTCGCGCACGACGCCACCGTGCTGCTGCTCGCCCACATCGGATCCACCCCGAGCGGTACCGCAGTGGAACCGCAGGCGACGCCGAAGGCGCTCGACCGGCTCGGCTGGCGCACTCGCGAAGGAGGATCGGTGGACCGGTGGAGGGTGCGTGATCTGCCCGCCGCGACCGTGCTGCGGAACATCACCCCGGAGCAGGACAGGCGTGCCGTGCGCGGCGACTGGTCCGACGCGGCCCGGGCGCTGGCGCGGGAGGCGCTCGCGCAGGCATGACGGCGTCGGCCGCGGATGCAGAAGGCCCGGAACGTCGTGTCTGATGGACCCATGACCGCCGACGCCACCGCCCTCTCCCGCACCCTGACCGCGATCGACTCCCGCAGCTACGGCGTCTACAAGCAGCTGAAGGGCAGCTACGACCTGGGTGCGTGCCGCCTTGTGGTCGATCACGTGCAGGTCGATCCCTACGCCCCGCCGTCCCTGATGCGGATCGTCGTCGACCGAGCTCGTGCGGACCTGCCGCAGGATCTCCTCTCCGATCACCGCGGCCGGGTCGCTGCCACGGACTTCCTGGCCCGCGCCGTCGCCCGCGCCGCCGCGGAGCTGGGGGAGGGGATCAGCGCCGGCGCCCCGGGCCAGGAGGTGCTCGAGCGCACCAGCGTCGCCCTCACGTCGGAGGGCGTCGACGCACGGCTCGCGGTCCCGCTGCCCGCCGCCGGGCGCCGGATCCGCGGCCGCGAGGCGGCCCGCCTGCTCACCGAGCACCTCCCGCGCCTCGCCGAAGCGGCGCTGCTCCACGCGAGCCTCGATGCGAGCGCGCTCCGTGACCACGTCACCCTCCACCGCGACCAGGAGGCGCTGCGCGACCAGCTCACAGGGCGGGGCCTGGTGGCCTTCGTGGGAGACGGCGCGATCCTGCCGCGCCGATCCGGGGACTCGGACCTGCCGCTCGCGGACGGCGCCGTCCCCTTCGTCAGCCCCGACTCGCTGCGGGTCTGGTTCGATCTGCCGAGCGGCCGGCGCGTGAGTGGGATGGGCGTGCTGGACGGGGTCACCGTGATCGTGGGCGGCGGTTATCACGGCAAGTCCACGGTGCTGCGCGCGCTCGCCAAGGGTGTGTACCCGCACCGGGCGGGCGACGGCCGCGAATGGGTGATCACCCGGGCCACCGCCGCCGCGCTCCGCGCCGAGGACGGCCGCGCCGTGACCGGCGTGGACATCTCGCCCTTCCTCACCGGCCTGCCGTCCGGCACCGATACCCGCGCCTTCTCCACCACCAACGCCTCGGGCATGTGCGTGGCGCGCACCGGCCCGTCCGGGTGGAAGCGCGTCACCCACTGGTGGATCGGCCGGCCCTGCTCGTCGGCCCGCAGGATCGCGAGCTCCAGGACTCGCTCGCGCTCGGGGTCGAGACCCGTCGTCTCCACGTCGATCACCGCGAAGCGAGGCGTTCCCGACGGGGCGGGAGGCTGTGATGCGGACGGCGCCGAGGCACGGCCGCGGAAGCGATCGAGCAGTCCCACGAGGATCCTCTCCGGGCAGGGATGGTGATCGCTCGATCATCTCAGGGACCAGGGACAGAGGAGGGGCCGTTCGCGAGGGGACCATCGGTGATTCGTCCGTCCTTACCTGGGCCTATCTTTGACCTCGACACTGCGGCGCACCGGCGCCGTCGGGGAAGATGAGGAGAAGAAGTTGGACGCATCGGTATCGGCGATCACATCGTGGACCTTCGTCGAGGAGTGCCCGATCCCGCAGGACGTCACCGCACTGCTCGTGCCCGAGGAGCGCGCGATCGCGGCGTACAAGACGTTCCGCGACTTGGCCGTGTTCACCACGAAGCGGCTGATCGTGCGCGACGCCCAGGGGATCCGCGGCAAGAAGATCGAGATCTACTCGCTGCCCTACTCCGCGATCAACATGTGGTCCTCGGAGAACGCCGGCACCCTCGACCTCAATGCCGAGATCGAGCTGTGGACCCGCGCCGGCCAGATCAAGATCGCCGTCGGCAAGCACATCGACGTGCGCCGGCTCGACCTGCTGATCGCGAACGCGGTGCTGCGTTCATCCTGAGCCGGGGCGTCGGGCCGGGGCCGGGCCCGGTCCGTCTACAGCGTTGTTCTGAGGCGGGGGAGCGGCAGGTCGCGCAGCGCTTCGTCACGATCGGCTCGACGCTGTTCCCGCTGATGTCGAAGACCTCGGACCAGTTCGGCCACGCACGCCAGCCCTCGACGTCGGCGTAGCAGGTCCCTTCCGCCTGCTCGCCGTCGGTGACCACCTGCACGGCGGGCAGATCCTCATCGCAGCGAGGGTTGCTGAGCGGCGAGTCGCCGTCCTGGGAGTTCTCGACGGCATCCAGCATCGCCAGCTGCGCGGCCCGGTCGGTGACGACGACCTCCTGCTCCACCACTTCATAGCTGATTCTGGAGCTGTCGATGACGGTCCGCCCGCCGGACTCGACCTCGATGCCGCTGACGTCCTGCACGGAGATCGTCGAGCGCACCGGCTCGCCCCCGAAGGCCACGGTGCACTCGTACTCGCTGCCCGAGGTGGGCGCGCATTCGGAGCTGATCTCCTCCTCCGTCTGCGCCTGTTCGAGCACGGCGCTCTCCATCGCGTAGCGGAGCACCCCGGCGACCAGGTCCTCCTCGGTCTCCACGCCCTCCTCGGCGGGTCCGGCATGGAAGGCTCGCCGGGGGAGGCCGCGAGAGCTCCAGCGGATCTGCTCGTGAACAGAACGAACGCCGCAGGCCCGCGGGCCTCCGGCGTTCGACTGTTCCGACCGCGGCGGCCGGGTGCTGCGGGGGATCAGACGGTGGGAGGGGGGTCCCGGCGCTCGGACACGGTGTGACCGGGGGCGCTCTGGCTGTTCACCACGGTCTTGCGGGACTTCAGCATGAGCAGCAGGCCCACCACGAACAGGATGGCGCCGCCCACCATCAGGATGGTGCCGAGGGTCCCGGACTCGAGCCCGGGAAGGTCGATCTCGAGAGCGAATCGGACGATCGCTCCCAGGATGAAGAGGATGATTCCGCCGATGATGGCGCCCATGGGTTGCTCCTTGGATGATCGGTGCGGCGAGGTGGTGCCGCGGGCACCCGGGGGCCGCGTGCCGTGAGCGCCTCGGGGGACCTCGGCCACGGTGATAGGGGCCACTCTAGAGCAGTCATGATCTGTCGACGTGCACCGACCGAGGGGTCCGTGGTCGTGTCATGCCGCATCGGGGCCCATCACGCCCGCGGCGAACAGGCAGGTGGTTCGTCGGTGGGGACGCGTAGTCTCGATCCATCACCACCACCGGACGGGGGAGGACCATGTTCGAACGCTTTACCGATCGCGCCCGTCGCGTCGTCGTCCTGGCACAGGACGAAGCCCGCCTGCTCAACCACAACTACATCGGCACCGAGCACATCCTGCTGGGGCTGATCCACGAGGCCGAGGGCGTCGGGGCGAAGGCCCTGGAGGCACTCGGCGTCACCCTGGATGCCGTGCGCGAACAGGTGCGCGACATCATCGGCGAGGGCAACCAGACCCCCAGCGGGCACATCCCGTTCACGCCGCGCGCCAAGAAGGTGCTCGAGCTGAGCCTGCGCGAGGCGCTGCAGCTGGGCCACAACTACATCGGCACCGAGCACATCCTGCTGGGCCTGCTGCGCGAGGGCGAGGGCACCGCCGTCAAGGTGCTGTCCCGCCTGAAGGCCGAGCCCGCCGCGGTGCGCCAGGAGGTCATCGAGCGCCTCTCCGGCTACCAGGGCAAGGAGCCCGCCACCGCCGGCGGCCCCGCCGAGGGCCAGCCCGCCGGTTCGCTGGTGCTGGACCAATTCGGCCGCAACCTCACCCAGGCCGCCCGCGAGGGCAAGCTGGACCCGGTGATCGGCCGCGAGCACGAGGCCGAGCGCGTCATGCAGGTGCTCTCCCGCCGCACCAAGAACAACCCGGTGCTGATCGGTGAGCCCGGCGTGGGCAAGAGCGCCGTGGTCGAGGGCCTGGCCCAGTCGATCGTGGCCGGGGACGTCCCCGAGACCCTCAAGGACAAGCAGCTGTACACCCTGGACCTGGGGTCCCTGGTGGCCGGCTCCCGCTACCGCGGTGACTTCGAGGAGCGCCTGAAGAAGGTGCTCAAGGAGATCCGCACCCGCGGGGACATCATCCTGTTCATCGACGAGATCCACACCCTGGTCGGTGCCGGTGCCGCCGAGGGCGCGATCGATGCCGCCTCCATCCTCAAGCCCATGCTGGCCCGCGGCGAGCTGCAGACCATCGGCGCCACCACGCTGGAGGAGTACCGCAAGCACATCGAGAAGGACGCCGCCCTGGAGCGCCGCTTCCAGCCGATCCAGGTGGACGAGCCCTCCGTGGCCCTGGCCATCGAGATCCTCAAGGGCCTGCGGGACCGCTACGAGGCCCACCACAAGGTCACCATCACCGACGGTGCCCTGGTCTCGGCCGCGAACCTCGCCGACCGCTACGTCAACGACCGCTTCCTGCCGGACAAGGCGATCGACCTGATCGACGAGGCCGGTGCCCGCCTGCGCATCCGCCGCCTCACCGCGCCGCCCGAGCTCAAGGAGTTCGACGCGCGCATCGAGGAGGCCCGCAAGAAGAAGGAGGAGGCGATCGACGGTCAGGACTTCGAGCTCGCCGCCTCCCTGCGGGACCAGGAGCAGCAGCTGAAGACCGAGCGCGACGAGAAGGAGAAGGCCTGGCGTCACGGGGAGTCCGACCAGGTCACCACCGTGAGCGAGGAGACCATCGCCGAGGTGCTCGCCGCCTCCACCGGCATCCCGATCGTGAAGCTCACCGAGGAGGAGTCCTCGCGACTGCTCCACATGGAGGACGAGTTGCACAAGCGGGTCATCGGCCAGAACGAGGCCATCAAGGCCATCTCGCAGGCCATCCGCCGCACCCGCGCCGGTCTGAAGGACCCCAAGCGCCCGGGTGGCTCGTTCATCTTCGCCGGCCCCACCGGCGTGGGGAAGACCGAGCTGGCCAAGGCCCTGGCCGAGTTCCTGTTCGGTGACGAGGACTCCCTGATCCAGCTGGACATGTCCGAGTTCGGTGAGAAGCACACCGCGTCGCGCCTGTTCGGCTCGCCCCCCGGCTACGTCGGCTACGACGAGGGCGGCCAGCTCACCGAGAAGGTGCGCCGCAAGCCGTTCAGCGTGGTGCTGTTCGACGAGGTGGAGAAGGCCCACGTGGACATCTTCAACTCGCTGCTGCAGATCCTCGAGGACGGCCGCCTCACCGACTCCCAGGGCCGGGTGGTGGACTTCAAGAACACCATCATCATCATGACCACCAACCTGGGCACCCGGGACATCGCCAAGGGCGTCTCCATGGGCTTCCAGGCCGGTGGCGACCTCTCCACCGACTACGAGCGGATGAAGTCCAAGGTGCACGAGGAGCTCAAGCAGCACTTCAAGCCCGAGTTCCTCAACCGTGTGGACGATGTGGTGGTCTTCCCGCAGCTCGCGCAGGCGGAGATCGTCCAGATCGTGGATCTGATGATCGCCAAGCTGGAGGGCCGCCTGGCGGAGAAGGACATGACCCTCGAGCTCACCGACGGCGCCAAGAAGCTGCTGGCGGAGAAGGGCTACGACCCCGTGCTCGGTGCCCGGCCGCTGCGCCGCACCATCCAGCGCGACATCGAGGACGCCCTGTCCGAGCGGATCCTGTTCGGTCAGGTCCACGCGGGGGACGCGATCATCGTGGACTCCGAGGGTGAGGGGCTGCTGGGCGAGCTAACCTTCACCCGTCGCGGGTCCGACGGTGAGGTGAAGCCGATCTCGGACGAGGTCGACGTCGAATCCATCACCCAGGCCCGTGCCGAGGAGATGACCCACCCCGACGCCGATGCCGAGTCCGGGGACGTCGCGGAGGCCCACACCTCCTGACCTCGTGGCCGTACCCCTCACGCCCGGAAGCTGGGAGAGCTCCCGGGCGTGAGGGGTACAGTGCCGCTCCACGGGGCGAGGCCCCGCAACGGGCGCGACGAGCTGTCGCACTCGCACAGCCACAGCCGAGCAGAGCACCTGCTCGACCACGGAAGGGATAGGCGCTTGGGCGAGTTCTTCGATCAGCTCATGTCCCTGACCAGCCAGGTCGAGGAGTGGGTCCTGGCGATCGCCGACGCCTGGTGGGTGCATCTGGTGGTGTTCGGCTTCGCTGCCGGCGACGGGTTCTTCCCCAGCGTGCCCGGCGAGTCCACCATCGTCACACTGTCCTCCCTGTGGTCCACCTCCGGCAAGCCCTCCATCATCCTGGTGGGGCTGGCCGCCTGGATCGGTGCGTGGACCGGTGACAACATCGGCTACTTCATCGGCAAGAAGGTCGGCTGGGAACGGTTCCGCTTCCTGCGCGAGGGCAAGGGCCGCAAGGCTGTCGAGGCCGCCGATCGCGGACTCCAGCGCCGCGCCCTGCTGTTCCTGATGACCGCCCGCTACATCCCCTTCGGTCGCACCGCCGTGAACCTCGTGGCAGGTGCGGTGCACTACCCCCACAAGCAGTTCTGGCCCCGCTCCCTGCTGTCCACCTTCGTGTGGGCCGTGTACTCCTGCGGCATCGGTGCGGTGGCCGGAGCCTGGTTCGAGGACCACCACCTGCTGGCCGTCACCGTGGCCCTGGTGGCCGCCGTGGTGCTGGCCCTGATCGTCGAGCGCGTCGTCAATGCCGTCCACAAGGCCCTGGACCGTCGGGCCGCCCGCCGCGGCGAGGTGGTCCCGGACCGGGTGGACGCCGATGACGCCACCGACGCCGAGTTCGGCACCTTCGACGCCCCCGCAGACCCCCGGGTGGAGGGCCCGCAGGGCTCCCACCGGGTCCAGGCCGGTGTGGGGCCGTCCGGCGACAGGGCGGTCTGAGCACGGTGGGCATCACGATCCGCAGTGCCCGTCCGGCGGACGTGCGCGCCATCAACCAGCTCGTCGAGCCACTCACCCACCGCAACATCCTGGTCGCCAAGGACCTGGTGGCCTATTACGAGGCCGTCCAGGAGTTCCTGGTCGCGGAGGACGAGCACGGTGAGCTGGTGGGCTGCGGGGCTCTGCACGTGATGTGGGAGGACCTGGCCGAGGTGCGCACCCTCGCCGTGGCCGAGAGCCACCGTGGCGCAGGCGTGGGCCACCGCATGCTCCTGGCGCTGCTGGCGCGGGCCCTGCAACTGGGCCTGCAGAGGGTCTTCTGCCTCACCTTCGAGGTGGACTTCTTCCGCCGCCACGGGTTCCGCGAGATGGCTGAGCAGGTGGATCCTGAGATCTTCAACCAGCTGCTGCGGTCCGCCGACGAAGGCGTCGCGGAGTTCCTGGACCTGGCCCGGGTCAAGCCCAACACCCTGGGCAACACCCGCATGATCATCGACCTCGAGGACGCCGTGATCGTGGACCGCGACGGCGTGCAGCCGGACAGGCTCCGGGCAGCCCACGACGAGCTCAGGGGAGCCTGAGCCCCGTCCCGTCCGCGGCGGCCAGGCCGTCGGCCACCAGGGACACAGCGCAGCGCCGCACCCGGACCGGATCCTCCGCATCCAGTGCCAGCAGTTCCTGCTCCTTGGCGGTGTCGTTCTCGCGCAGCAGCGCCATGATCTGCCCGCGCAGCTGACGGTCGGTGCCCTCGAATGCCTGCACCCTCCTGGACCCCTCCGGCGCTGGTGGCCGGCCGGCGGTGTACCAAGTGCAGGCGGGGCCGGCTAGCGGGCACTCCTCGCAGCGCGGGGATGCCGCCGTGCACACCAGCGCGCCTAGTTCCATCACCGCCTGGTTCCAGGCCACCGACCGCGCCGGTTCCGCAGGCAGCACACGTGCTGCGGTGCGACGCTCGGCAGCGGTTAGAGAACGTGGTGGCAGTGCGGCACCGTCCACGGTTCGGGCCAGGACCCTTCGCACATTGGTGTCCAGCACCACGGCGCGGCCGTGGTGGGCGAAGGCCGTGACCGCGGCAGCGGTGTACTCGCCGATCCCCGGCAGCGCACGCAGGGCATCCTCCCCGCGGGGCACCTCGCCGCCGTGTTGGGCCACGATCGCGCGGGCGCACTCCTGCAGGCGCAGGGCCCTGCGCGGGTAGCCCAGGCGATCCCAGGCCCGCAGCACCTCGGCGGTGGGGGCGGCGGCGAGATCGGCGGGAGCGGGCCAGCGGTCCATCCAGTCCAGCCACCGTGGGAGCACCCGCACCACAGGGGTCTGCTGCAGCATCACCTCGGACACCAGGATCGACCAGGCGGAGGCCTCCGGGTGCCGCCAGGGCAGGTCCCTCCCGGCGTCGGCGAACCAGGCGATCACCGCGGTGATGGCGTGCTCGTCCAGGGCGACGGGGGAACGTGCCGAGGACGATGACGAGGACGTCGCGCTCGAGGTCCGGAGTGGGCGGGCAGGTGGGGGAGTGGGCACGCCGGGACGCTACCGCATCGGTGGCGCCGGTTGCCGGGAGAACGACGACGGGGCGAGACCGCTTCGGTCTCGCCCCGTCGGGGGTTCTTCGCGGCAGGTGCCGCGGCAGGTCAGATCAGACCTGCGGGGGCAGGGCGTCGCCCTGGGCGGGGGTGGTGCCACCGCGCTGCGCGGAGAGCAGGTCGCGGATCTCGGTCAGCAGCACGACGTCCTCGGGAGCGCCGCCCTCGTCCTCCTCGGGCAGGCCACGACGCTTGCGGTCGAAGGCGCGAGCCTCGGTGACCGGCAGCACGAACACGAAGTACACCACGGCCGCGGTGATCAGGAACGCGATGATCGCGGACAGCAGCGCGCCGAGGTCGACAACGGTGGAGTCATTGGTGATCTTGAACGCGAGTCCGTCGACGTTGGCGCCGCCGAACACGTTGATCACGGGCTGGATCAGGTTGTCGACGAAAGCGCCGATCAGAGCGGTGAAGGCGCCGCCGATGACCACGCCGACGGCGAGATCGAGGACGTT is drawn from Brachybacterium muris and contains these coding sequences:
- a CDS encoding ATP-dependent Clp protease ATP-binding subunit — protein: MFERFTDRARRVVVLAQDEARLLNHNYIGTEHILLGLIHEAEGVGAKALEALGVTLDAVREQVRDIIGEGNQTPSGHIPFTPRAKKVLELSLREALQLGHNYIGTEHILLGLLREGEGTAVKVLSRLKAEPAAVRQEVIERLSGYQGKEPATAGGPAEGQPAGSLVLDQFGRNLTQAAREGKLDPVIGREHEAERVMQVLSRRTKNNPVLIGEPGVGKSAVVEGLAQSIVAGDVPETLKDKQLYTLDLGSLVAGSRYRGDFEERLKKVLKEIRTRGDIILFIDEIHTLVGAGAAEGAIDAASILKPMLARGELQTIGATTLEEYRKHIEKDAALERRFQPIQVDEPSVALAIEILKGLRDRYEAHHKVTITDGALVSAANLADRYVNDRFLPDKAIDLIDEAGARLRIRRLTAPPELKEFDARIEEARKKKEEAIDGQDFELAASLRDQEQQLKTERDEKEKAWRHGESDQVTTVSEETIAEVLAASTGIPIVKLTEEESSRLLHMEDELHKRVIGQNEAIKAISQAIRRTRAGLKDPKRPGGSFIFAGPTGVGKTELAKALAEFLFGDEDSLIQLDMSEFGEKHTASRLFGSPPGYVGYDEGGQLTEKVRRKPFSVVLFDEVEKAHVDIFNSLLQILEDGRLTDSQGRVVDFKNTIIIMTTNLGTRDIAKGVSMGFQAGGDLSTDYERMKSKVHEELKQHFKPEFLNRVDDVVVFPQLAQAEIVQIVDLMIAKLEGRLAEKDMTLELTDGAKKLLAEKGYDPVLGARPLRRTIQRDIEDALSERILFGQVHAGDAIIVDSEGEGLLGELTFTRRGSDGEVKPISDEVDVESITQARAEEMTHPDADAESGDVAEAHTS
- a CDS encoding DedA family protein yields the protein MGEFFDQLMSLTSQVEEWVLAIADAWWVHLVVFGFAAGDGFFPSVPGESTIVTLSSLWSTSGKPSIILVGLAAWIGAWTGDNIGYFIGKKVGWERFRFLREGKGRKAVEAADRGLQRRALLFLMTARYIPFGRTAVNLVAGAVHYPHKQFWPRSLLSTFVWAVYSCGIGAVAGAWFEDHHLLAVTVALVAAVVLALIVERVVNAVHKALDRRAARRGEVVPDRVDADDATDAEFGTFDAPADPRVEGPQGSHRVQAGVGPSGDRAV
- a CDS encoding amino-acid N-acetyltransferase, producing the protein MGITIRSARPADVRAINQLVEPLTHRNILVAKDLVAYYEAVQEFLVAEDEHGELVGCGALHVMWEDLAEVRTLAVAESHRGAGVGHRMLLALLARALQLGLQRVFCLTFEVDFFRRHGFREMAEQVDPEIFNQLLRSADEGVAEFLDLARVKPNTLGNTRMIIDLEDAVIVDRDGVQPDRLRAAHDELRGA
- a CDS encoding A/G-specific adenine glycosylase, translating into MIAWFADAGRDLPWRHPEASAWSILVSEVMLQQTPVVRVLPRWLDWMDRWPAPADLAAAPTAEVLRAWDRLGYPRRALRLQECARAIVAQHGGEVPRGEDALRALPGIGEYTAAAVTAFAHHGRAVVLDTNVRRVLARTVDGAALPPRSLTAAERRTAARVLPAEPARSVAWNQAVMELGALVCTAASPRCEECPLAGPACTWYTAGRPPAPEGSRRVQAFEGTDRQLRGQIMALLRENDTAKEQELLALDAEDPVRVRRCAVSLVADGLAAADGTGLRLP
- the mscL gene encoding large conductance mechanosensitive channel protein MscL, whose protein sequence is MKGFKEFIMQGNVLDLAVGVVIGGAFTALIGAFVDNLIQPVINVFGGANVDGLAFKITNDSTVVDLGALLSAIIAFLITAAVVYFVFVLPVTEARAFDRKRRGLPEEDEGGAPEDVVLLTEIRDLLSAQRGGTTPAQGDALPPQV